In one Candidatus Nitronereus thalassa genomic region, the following are encoded:
- the lptF gene encoding LPS export ABC transporter permease LptF, with amino-acid sequence MRLLDRYIFKELMIPFTVSLGALCFIVFTKEMLRLVELIVSKGVGFMAVLNIVAHLMPSFLVLTLPIACLVSSITAFGRLSYDKELVAMRAAGVSLLRIAFPVVIFSFLVFLLTVYLSQWGQPWSNVSLKKLAISLIKDQLTIALDKGVFNEPTPGMMIYVPEPAEGKKAEGIFIADQRDPSKPLIVTAHAFSMLQDPKQKQLGFRLFDGTIHAIPRDITQHHQVTFGTYDLKMDLPSTFDDSTPERRGYDYIVQQLDESGWRDSNALRRLMEYYKDLGFPVATLILGILGLPVGIVSKRSGRMGGFALGILIMVGFYLLNVVGEFLVTTLILHPFAGAWFPNVILLLITCFLFYRASQH; translated from the coding sequence ATGCGACTTCTAGATCGATACATCTTTAAAGAACTCATGATCCCCTTTACGGTCAGTTTGGGGGCACTGTGCTTCATTGTGTTCACCAAAGAAATGTTGCGCCTGGTCGAACTTATAGTTTCGAAGGGCGTTGGATTCATGGCGGTACTGAACATTGTAGCTCACCTCATGCCTTCATTTCTGGTCCTGACCTTACCCATAGCCTGCCTGGTGTCTTCCATTACCGCATTTGGCAGACTTTCCTATGACAAAGAACTGGTCGCCATGCGAGCCGCCGGAGTGAGTTTACTCCGAATCGCGTTTCCCGTGGTGATCTTTTCTTTTCTCGTGTTTCTCTTGACCGTATATCTTTCCCAATGGGGCCAGCCTTGGTCCAATGTGTCATTAAAAAAACTCGCCATTAGTTTAATTAAAGATCAGCTAACCATAGCCCTTGATAAAGGGGTGTTTAACGAACCAACTCCAGGAATGATGATTTATGTGCCAGAGCCGGCGGAAGGAAAAAAAGCCGAAGGTATCTTTATCGCCGACCAGCGGGACCCCTCCAAACCACTCATCGTCACGGCTCATGCCTTTAGCATGCTGCAGGACCCCAAACAAAAACAGCTGGGGTTTCGCTTATTTGATGGCACAATTCATGCCATTCCTCGGGATATCACACAACATCACCAAGTCACATTCGGAACATATGATCTCAAGATGGACCTCCCCTCGACCTTCGACGACTCCACTCCAGAAAGACGAGGATATGACTATATCGTGCAACAACTGGACGAATCCGGATGGAGAGATTCCAACGCACTCCGGAGGTTAATGGAATATTACAAGGATCTTGGGTTTCCGGTTGCCACCCTCATTCTGGGAATTCTTGGGCTCCCAGTGGGTATTGTTTCCAAGCGATCTGGTCGCATGGGAGGTTTTGCCCTGGGAATATTGATTATGGTGGGATTTTATTTACTGAACGTCGTGGGAGAATTTCTGGTCACAACCTTGATTCTTCATCCCTTTGCCGGGGCTTGGTTTCCCAACGTAATTTTGTTACTCATCACCTGTTTCCTCTTTTACCGAGCCAGTCAGCACTAA
- the lptG gene encoding LPS export ABC transporter permease LptG: MGILFWYILRHYLKILIMCLTGLTSIYLIIDFFEKLRRFLRHDAELSSMLMYFFFKIPDISFKLAPFATLMAALLAIGLLNKNHEITAMRSCGFSLLYIAAPFLSVAALATVLMFGFTAVLIPLGNAQAERIKTVEIQKKPQPLAFTAENLWLRIQNNTIMNVKEISPDGTQLRKIHLYQMDPSFQLNQLLSAETVDYLPSGWALKNVTQRNMSSNGPVTVSQVKQLPLQLSLTPEDLRTWISLEPEHMPLGQLWEHIQHLKNEGHNITGFLTDYWGRIAFSFVTLIMTILGVSLGLLGLGSRSSSVAKNIGQALGISFLFWTTHSVGIALGRSGALMPIIAGWIACIMFLSVSLNFFLKVRY, encoded by the coding sequence ATGGGCATTCTTTTTTGGTATATCCTCCGGCATTATTTGAAAATTTTGATCATGTGTCTCACCGGTCTGACCTCGATCTATCTGATCATTGATTTTTTCGAAAAACTACGAAGATTCCTGCGGCACGACGCAGAACTTAGCTCTATGTTGATGTATTTCTTCTTTAAAATTCCGGACATTTCCTTTAAGCTCGCTCCATTTGCCACATTAATGGCTGCACTGTTAGCAATTGGCCTTTTGAATAAAAACCATGAAATTACGGCCATGCGAAGTTGCGGGTTTAGCCTGCTGTATATTGCCGCGCCGTTTTTGTCGGTGGCCGCCTTGGCCACCGTGTTGATGTTCGGGTTTACAGCCGTCTTAATCCCATTAGGAAACGCACAAGCCGAACGAATAAAAACCGTTGAAATACAGAAAAAACCACAACCCTTGGCGTTTACGGCGGAAAACCTTTGGTTACGCATCCAGAACAATACCATCATGAACGTCAAAGAAATTTCACCGGACGGCACACAACTCCGAAAGATTCACCTCTATCAAATGGATCCTAGCTTCCAACTCAACCAACTTCTCTCCGCAGAAACCGTTGATTATTTACCCAGTGGTTGGGCATTAAAAAACGTGACCCAACGCAATATGTCTTCCAATGGGCCAGTCACGGTCTCTCAAGTTAAACAACTACCCTTACAGCTCTCCCTGACTCCCGAAGATCTGAGAACTTGGATTTCCCTGGAACCTGAGCATATGCCACTTGGCCAATTATGGGAGCATATCCAACACTTAAAAAACGAAGGGCACAATATCACCGGCTTTTTGACGGATTATTGGGGTCGCATCGCGTTTTCCTTTGTGACACTCATTATGACCATTCTAGGAGTCTCACTCGGGCTCCTTGGGCTAGGATCAAGGAGCTCCAGTGTGGCAAAAAACATCGGCCAGGCATTGGGCATAAGCTTTCTATTTTGGACGACCCATTCCGTGGGCATAGCCCTCGGACGAAGCGGAGCACTCATGCCTATCATCGCGGGATGGATTGCCTGTATCATGTTTCTCTCAGTCAGCCTGAATTTTTTTCTTAAAGTACGGTATTAA
- the fabF gene encoding beta-ketoacyl-ACP synthase II codes for MAPTVVVTGLGIITPIGIGLNNFWNAAIEGRSGISKIPSFEGLPIDAYRSRIAGQIHDFDPLKYIDEKYANRVDRYAQLGLVAAKEAIEDAGVDMERENADRVGVMVGAGMGGMMMGEREISQLYDTKKPNRVHPNFIPTITLNSASGIIAMAFGARGPNITISTACSSSIHAIGQAMHALRMGKADMMITAGADASITPLVFAGFCSLRALSSRYNDQPTQASRPFDRGRDGFVMGEGAGALILETLQHAKRRRARIYAEVAGYASTSEAYHMVVPKEDGMEIAKTMKLALDDAKLRPAQVDYVNAHATSTLVGDDVEVRGLRHIFKSRANKLKINATKSLVGHTLGAAGALGAITSIMALKTGIVHPTLNLDDPDPECKLDGISSKTQEGRFKVAMANAFGFGSNNGVLVLKKFPTR; via the coding sequence ATGGCACCAACAGTTGTGGTTACAGGTCTCGGCATTATTACCCCCATTGGGATTGGATTGAATAATTTTTGGAACGCCGCCATTGAGGGCCGTTCCGGCATTTCCAAAATTCCTTCCTTTGAAGGTTTACCCATCGACGCCTATCGTTCACGAATCGCGGGACAAATTCATGATTTCGATCCTCTCAAATACATTGATGAAAAATATGCGAACCGTGTTGATCGCTATGCCCAACTGGGATTGGTGGCCGCCAAGGAAGCCATCGAAGATGCTGGCGTAGATATGGAGCGAGAAAATGCCGACAGGGTAGGAGTGATGGTGGGCGCCGGCATGGGTGGGATGATGATGGGCGAGCGGGAAATTTCTCAACTATACGATACAAAAAAGCCCAATCGTGTCCATCCCAATTTTATTCCGACAATTACACTCAACTCGGCATCCGGAATCATTGCGATGGCCTTTGGGGCACGCGGACCGAACATCACCATATCCACCGCTTGCTCTTCAAGTATTCATGCCATTGGCCAAGCCATGCACGCTCTTCGAATGGGCAAGGCGGATATGATGATTACCGCTGGCGCTGATGCCAGTATTACCCCGTTGGTCTTCGCGGGATTTTGTTCGCTCCGAGCCTTATCCAGCCGCTATAATGATCAACCCACCCAAGCCTCACGGCCTTTTGACCGAGGGCGCGATGGCTTCGTGATGGGCGAAGGTGCCGGGGCTTTGATCCTTGAGACCTTGCAACATGCCAAACGTCGTCGAGCCCGAATTTATGCAGAAGTGGCAGGCTATGCCTCAACCAGCGAAGCCTATCATATGGTTGTTCCCAAAGAAGATGGGATGGAAATCGCCAAAACCATGAAACTGGCTTTAGATGATGCAAAACTTCGCCCAGCTCAAGTGGATTACGTTAATGCACATGCCACCTCGACGCTCGTGGGCGATGATGTCGAGGTTCGAGGCCTTCGTCATATATTTAAAAGTCGAGCCAACAAGTTAAAGATAAATGCCACAAAATCGTTGGTTGGCCATACCTTAGGCGCTGCCGGGGCCTTAGGGGCCATTACCTCCATTATGGCACTAAAAACCGGCATTGTGCATCCTACGTTAAATCTTGATGATCCAGATCCAGAATGCAAACTCGATGGCATTTCGTCAAAAACCCAAGAAGGGCGTTTCAAAGTCGCCATGGCCAATGCCTTTGGCTTTGGAAGCAATAATGGTGTACTGGTTCTTAAAAAATTCCCCACGCGATGA
- a CDS encoding acyl carrier protein — protein sequence MAVESAIGKQIREVLATSLRRDPSSIKPEHSLRDDLGLDSLMTFELLYDLEKAFDMEIPNDDLPGLQTLDDVVKYVEGRVNPNNSTATSKFKEKKPSDAKPTKTSKTTLASKPKPKATTKTKKPSVSPKSRPTTSPTKARATTPKTKRVASTQSSKKSSSSAKTKAKKK from the coding sequence ATGGCAGTAGAGTCCGCAATTGGCAAACAAATCCGAGAAGTCTTGGCAACATCGCTTCGCCGAGATCCTTCTTCTATTAAGCCGGAACATTCACTCCGGGACGATCTAGGCTTGGATTCTTTAATGACCTTTGAATTATTGTATGATTTGGAAAAAGCCTTTGACATGGAAATTCCCAATGACGATCTTCCCGGACTTCAAACGCTGGATGACGTGGTGAAATATGTAGAAGGTCGCGTCAATCCCAACAACTCAACGGCCACATCCAAATTCAAAGAGAAAAAACCTTCCGACGCCAAACCCACAAAAACCTCAAAAACTACCTTAGCATCCAAGCCGAAACCTAAGGCCACAACAAAAACTAAGAAACCTAGCGTTTCTCCAAAATCTCGCCCAACAACGTCACCAACTAAGGCTCGGGCTACAACGCCTAAAACAAAACGGGTGGCCAGCACACAATCTTCAAAAAAATCTTCTTCCTCGGCAAAAACCAAAGCGAAAAAGAAATGA
- the lpxD gene encoding UDP-3-O-(3-hydroxymyristoyl)glucosamine N-acyltransferase, with the protein MKQSASSAISLTILAEAIGAQIHGKDDIFISGVNNLEGGKPGDLAYLEKERFLETALHSKASAIIVSKHYTQLPCPQLVVKNPQFAFVQIINQFFAQDQPAPGIAKEVWKGPEVSIGRDVSIGPFVTLGARARIGDRVTLYPGVSVGEDVTIGHDTVLYPRVTILDRCSVGNHVIIHSGTVIGSDGFGYLQHEGQHVKIPQRGTVIIEDDVELGANVTIDRATFGQTHIKRGCKIDNQVQIAHNVIMDEHCIIVAQVGIAGSTQLGKHVIIGGQAGLIDHLTIGDGAMIAAGAGIEKSVEPGAIMSGWPAKRHEVSLRTHVLVQRLPELHQQVANLEKRLATLENTKPSAKNSKTKKR; encoded by the coding sequence ATGAAGCAATCCGCATCCAGTGCCATTTCACTCACCATCCTTGCAGAGGCCATTGGCGCTCAAATCCATGGAAAAGATGACATCTTCATTTCAGGGGTAAACAATCTCGAAGGCGGGAAACCCGGAGATTTGGCGTATCTCGAGAAGGAACGCTTTCTCGAGACCGCCCTCCACTCAAAAGCTTCTGCAATTATTGTGTCGAAGCACTATACTCAACTCCCCTGCCCACAACTCGTGGTTAAAAATCCCCAGTTCGCTTTTGTGCAAATCATCAACCAATTTTTTGCCCAAGATCAACCAGCCCCAGGCATAGCCAAGGAAGTATGGAAAGGCCCGGAGGTGTCAATTGGGAGAGACGTGTCGATCGGACCATTTGTGACGTTGGGAGCTCGGGCCAGAATTGGAGATCGAGTCACACTGTATCCAGGAGTCTCAGTTGGTGAGGATGTCACCATTGGCCATGATACCGTTCTCTACCCTCGAGTCACCATTCTCGATCGCTGTTCGGTTGGCAACCATGTCATTATCCACTCCGGAACCGTGATCGGCAGTGATGGTTTTGGCTATCTTCAGCATGAAGGCCAACATGTGAAGATTCCGCAACGAGGAACCGTCATTATTGAAGACGACGTGGAACTTGGTGCCAATGTCACGATTGATCGTGCCACGTTTGGACAGACACATATTAAAAGGGGATGCAAAATCGATAATCAAGTTCAGATCGCGCACAACGTGATCATGGATGAACATTGTATTATCGTCGCCCAAGTCGGCATAGCTGGAAGTACGCAGTTAGGAAAACATGTGATCATTGGTGGACAAGCGGGACTGATTGATCACCTGACAATCGGTGACGGAGCCATGATTGCCGCGGGAGCCGGCATTGAAAAAAGTGTAGAACCCGGTGCCATCATGTCTGGTTGGCCTGCGAAGCGACACGAAGTTTCCCTTCGAACGCACGTATTAGTCCAACGCCTTCCAGAACTTCATCAACAAGTGGCAAATCTCGAAAAACGATTGGCAACCTTAGAAAACACCAAGCCCTCAGCAAAAAATTCAAAAACCAAGAAACGGTAG
- a CDS encoding DNA gyrase inhibitor YacG — protein sequence MMHKCPLCRKETSWKNNPYRPFCSERCQVLDLGAWISEGYAVPEDESTHSSLSDEGSYPNQDYID from the coding sequence ATGATGCACAAATGTCCTCTGTGTCGGAAAGAGACGTCCTGGAAGAATAATCCCTATCGTCCGTTTTGTTCTGAACGTTGCCAAGTCCTGGATTTAGGTGCCTGGATATCGGAAGGGTATGCTGTCCCAGAGGATGAGAGCACACATTCTTCCCTTTCTGATGAGGGTTCCTATCCGAATCAAGATTACATCGACTGA
- a CDS encoding STAS domain-containing protein: MKFSLLVQNDVLVIRLYGLFNQRTTQKILKLLKQVRIHSFSKVTFDLTHVSSIDGSGLGVLFLVAHQLKKFGGATYALNPAPPVLEQMRRADLPSMLQIFPDSSQSRSAA, from the coding sequence ATGAAGTTTTCCCTGTTGGTTCAGAATGACGTTCTTGTGATCCGACTGTATGGCCTTTTTAATCAACGCACTACCCAAAAAATTCTCAAACTTCTGAAGCAGGTTCGCATCCATTCATTTTCCAAGGTGACGTTTGATTTAACGCATGTCTCGTCTATTGACGGGTCGGGCTTGGGGGTTTTATTTCTTGTCGCACACCAGCTCAAAAAATTTGGGGGTGCTACCTATGCCTTGAATCCCGCGCCACCCGTCCTTGAACAGATGAGACGGGCTGATTTGCCGAGTATGTTGCAAATTTTTCCGGATAGTTCCCAGTCCCGTAGCGCTGCCTAG
- the tyrS gene encoding tyrosine--tRNA ligase, with the protein MANTELNRQLELIRRGTIEIIQEQELETRLAASIKESRPLRIKAGFDPTAPDLHLGHTVLIQKLRHFQELGHEVIFLIGDFTGMIGDPTGVSDTRKALTKEEVLSNAKTYERQIFKTLDKDKTCIEFNSRWMQKMGAEDMVELCSHYSVARMLERDDFSKRYRDQKPISVHEFLYPLVQGYDSVALKADVELGGTDQKFNLLVGRDLQRAFGQTPQVVITMPLLEGTDGVRKMSKSFGNYIALEDQPEDMFGKIMSISDELMFRYYELLTSNDLNVVREQHPMEAKIALAEQIVSRYHGTEGAQHGKEEFQQKFRKREFPDEPDATVLLKKEDFEQPATPSMGLVDLIMRTGLTPSKGETRRLIAQGAVTINSERYQDGNAIIEFQDGNDYQMKIGKRKYALVKVALS; encoded by the coding sequence ATGGCAAATACTGAGTTGAACCGTCAGCTTGAACTTATACGACGTGGCACCATCGAAATCATCCAAGAACAAGAGCTGGAAACACGCCTTGCTGCCTCGATAAAAGAGAGCCGTCCTTTGCGGATCAAGGCTGGGTTTGATCCCACGGCCCCGGATCTTCATCTTGGGCATACGGTGTTGATTCAAAAACTTCGGCATTTTCAAGAGCTCGGACATGAAGTCATTTTTCTCATTGGGGATTTTACCGGCATGATTGGTGATCCGACGGGTGTGTCTGATACACGAAAAGCCCTCACCAAAGAAGAGGTGCTTTCTAATGCCAAAACCTATGAACGGCAGATTTTCAAAACTTTGGATAAAGACAAAACCTGCATTGAGTTTAATAGCCGTTGGATGCAAAAGATGGGGGCGGAGGATATGGTTGAGCTGTGCTCCCATTACAGCGTGGCCCGCATGTTAGAACGCGATGATTTTTCGAAGCGATATCGTGATCAAAAACCTATTAGCGTCCATGAGTTTTTATATCCCTTGGTACAAGGGTACGATTCGGTGGCGCTCAAGGCTGATGTGGAACTTGGAGGGACCGACCAGAAATTTAATCTCCTGGTTGGGCGTGATTTACAACGGGCTTTTGGGCAAACGCCTCAGGTGGTGATCACCATGCCGTTGTTGGAAGGCACCGATGGGGTGCGAAAGATGAGCAAAAGCTTTGGTAATTATATTGCCTTGGAAGATCAACCAGAAGACATGTTTGGAAAAATCATGTCCATCAGCGATGAATTGATGTTCCGCTATTACGAACTTTTGACATCAAATGATTTGAACGTGGTGAGGGAGCAGCATCCCATGGAAGCAAAAATTGCCCTCGCGGAGCAAATTGTCAGTCGGTACCACGGTACGGAGGGTGCCCAACACGGCAAAGAAGAATTTCAGCAGAAATTTAGAAAACGCGAATTTCCCGATGAACCGGATGCGACGGTGCTTTTAAAAAAAGAAGATTTCGAACAGCCAGCGACACCCAGTATGGGGCTTGTCGATCTCATTATGCGAACTGGTCTGACTCCCAGTAAAGGTGAAACCCGAAGACTGATCGCTCAAGGCGCAGTGACCATAAACAGTGAGCGGTATCAAGACGGTAACGCGATCATTGAGTTCCAAGACGGCAATGACTATCAAATGAAAATCGGCAAGCGGAAATATGCGTTAGTGAAGGTTGCGTTATCCTAA
- a CDS encoding helix-hairpin-helix domain-containing protein gives MIRSLTIKFVLLAGVLGFLMVLGWPNSDQGEKTRVSSKAESSPPVALMKGSPEGSVESPTEKDLNSDGLDEFPKPRGIRTHTIRIDLNLSTAQELESLPGVGPTLAERIIEYRTKLGGFSSINSLEQVKGIGPKKLQVISPLVTVHPNIVAEKS, from the coding sequence ATGATTCGATCGCTCACCATAAAATTCGTCCTGTTAGCGGGGGTTTTAGGTTTCCTCATGGTGTTGGGGTGGCCAAATTCAGACCAAGGAGAAAAAACTCGTGTAAGCTCTAAGGCAGAGTCTTCGCCCCCGGTAGCATTGATGAAGGGTTCTCCTGAGGGTTCGGTTGAGAGCCCGACAGAGAAGGATTTAAATTCTGATGGGTTAGACGAATTTCCGAAACCTCGCGGTATCCGAACCCATACCATTAGGATTGACTTGAATTTGAGTACGGCCCAGGAATTAGAGTCATTGCCAGGGGTCGGGCCGACATTGGCCGAACGGATTATCGAGTATCGAACGAAACTCGGCGGCTTTTCAAGCATTAATAGCTTGGAACAGGTGAAGGGGATTGGGCCGAAAAAACTTCAGGTTATAAGTCCTTTGGTGACGGTTCATCCAAACATCGTGGCTGAGAAGTCGTAA
- the gcvH gene encoding glycine cleavage system protein GcvH, translating into MIPSELRYHKEHEWVRQEGTTATIGISDFAQDALGDVVFVDLPKVDAVIARDQEIGEVESTKATSSIYSPVNGKIVKVNEELQDHPEYLNSDPYGQGWIAVVELSNPGDVEDLMTASQYEEFLSSQS; encoded by the coding sequence ATGATTCCATCGGAGTTGCGATATCACAAAGAACATGAATGGGTGCGGCAAGAGGGAACCACTGCGACCATCGGTATTAGTGATTTTGCACAGGATGCATTGGGCGATGTGGTGTTTGTGGATTTGCCCAAAGTTGATGCCGTGATTGCACGAGATCAGGAAATCGGAGAAGTGGAGTCGACCAAAGCTACCTCAAGTATTTATTCTCCGGTCAATGGAAAAATCGTGAAAGTTAACGAGGAACTTCAGGATCATCCGGAATATCTCAATAGCGATCCTTATGGCCAAGGATGGATCGCCGTTGTAGAACTTTCAAATCCTGGCGACGTTGAGGATTTGATGACGGCCTCCCAGTACGAAGAATTTCTTTCCTCACAGAGCTAA
- a CDS encoding bacterial transcriptional activator domain-containing protein: MPTSALLQFVITLFSLMLFLSSCMKSPSPEVGLQELRVQAEERLLQDAKLAFMRGDYPEAVLLLNRFVNNHGQSPLAVEGQWWLARAYEESGNLRLALGRFQRLAQDSLNHPYRHEARLQAQTLIEALGIEPLPQKITGVSIRLVDLHGGAESSWMMSQIPQRRGAVLLIKLGCPIQEVLERGSNGLEEDVSWENRLGRGLAPLVEDASQSGQVVYLGVSLPCLGAFAKGTGAETPQWHDWTFETVTQRVRPSPYYSVLSSGYQNAVLDILSRMSRLKIAGMVFQEEVPFGPYDGFTPIAINSFEKTFQVRLDPPSLFRNGIPRHITQTGGENGSDRWADTFSDMFWKWVGWKSRERLRVMNELVQSLREQFPHLQFGVEIHPESLHAPVVALANFSEDWVETAHSPFDFFVARFVDSPYPIRQASPIRPSHNMPWEFRRSVVQRMVEYLEDPHRVWVSRPGARNDSGAPSVYRNEGNEIWDWPEGVGEIVDLPPVP; this comes from the coding sequence ATGCCCACTTCGGCGCTTCTTCAATTTGTAATTACCCTCTTTTCTCTGATGCTGTTTCTCTCCAGCTGCATGAAATCTCCATCACCAGAAGTGGGCCTTCAGGAGCTTCGAGTTCAAGCGGAGGAGCGATTACTTCAAGATGCCAAATTGGCATTTATGCGAGGGGATTATCCTGAAGCGGTGTTGCTCCTGAATCGATTTGTCAATAACCATGGGCAATCTCCTCTCGCTGTAGAAGGGCAATGGTGGTTGGCACGTGCTTATGAGGAATCCGGCAATCTCAGATTGGCTTTAGGGCGCTTTCAGCGATTGGCTCAGGACTCTCTCAATCATCCCTATCGTCACGAAGCTCGGCTTCAAGCGCAAACTCTTATTGAGGCACTTGGTATTGAACCGTTGCCTCAGAAAATTACTGGTGTCTCGATTCGGCTCGTTGATTTACACGGTGGGGCAGAGTCTTCTTGGATGATGTCGCAAATTCCTCAAAGAAGGGGAGCGGTGTTGTTGATTAAGCTTGGATGCCCTATCCAAGAAGTACTGGAGAGGGGTAGCAACGGGCTGGAGGAAGATGTCTCCTGGGAAAACCGGCTTGGACGTGGCCTAGCTCCCCTGGTTGAAGATGCGTCCCAGTCAGGTCAGGTGGTGTATCTTGGGGTGTCGCTTCCCTGTTTGGGGGCATTTGCTAAGGGCACGGGAGCGGAAACTCCCCAATGGCATGATTGGACTTTTGAAACCGTCACCCAACGTGTTCGGCCCTCTCCGTATTACTCGGTCTTATCATCGGGCTATCAAAACGCAGTGCTCGACATTCTTTCGAGGATGAGTCGTCTCAAAATTGCAGGGATGGTGTTTCAAGAAGAAGTGCCATTTGGGCCTTATGACGGTTTTACGCCCATCGCTATCAATAGTTTTGAAAAAACGTTTCAAGTTCGTCTTGATCCTCCCAGCCTCTTTAGGAATGGTATCCCAAGGCACATCACCCAAACCGGAGGAGAGAATGGGAGCGATCGATGGGCAGACACTTTTTCCGATATGTTTTGGAAGTGGGTAGGGTGGAAGTCACGTGAGCGGCTGCGTGTTATGAATGAATTGGTACAATCTCTTCGAGAGCAATTTCCCCATCTCCAATTTGGCGTAGAAATTCATCCGGAAAGTCTCCATGCGCCGGTGGTGGCGTTGGCCAATTTTAGTGAGGATTGGGTGGAAACAGCCCATTCACCTTTTGATTTTTTTGTCGCTCGATTTGTGGATTCACCATACCCAATCCGACAGGCGTCGCCGATACGGCCCTCTCATAATATGCCATGGGAGTTTCGTCGATCTGTGGTTCAGCGTATGGTTGAGTATTTGGAAGATCCACACAGAGTTTGGGTAAGTCGACCCGGGGCAAGAAATGATAGTGGGGCTCCTTCGGTTTACCGCAATGAAGGGAACGAAATTTGGGATTGGCCCGAAGGTGTAGGAGAAATTGTGGATCTGCCTCCAGTTCCTTGA
- the ndk gene encoding nucleoside-diphosphate kinase: protein MRERTLAIIKPDAVAKHAIGDIIHRYEGAGLHPIAMKMIRLSKEDAEGFYAVHKERPFFQDLTTYMASGPVVVLVLEGENAISKNRDLMGATDPKKADAGTIRAAHGASIEANAVHGSDAPETAKFEMGYFFPELK from the coding sequence ATGCGTGAACGAACGTTAGCGATTATCAAACCTGATGCTGTAGCCAAACATGCCATCGGCGATATTATTCACCGATATGAAGGGGCAGGGCTTCATCCGATTGCCATGAAAATGATCAGGTTGTCAAAGGAAGATGCGGAAGGGTTTTACGCCGTTCATAAAGAACGACCATTCTTTCAGGACTTGACCACGTATATGGCCTCCGGTCCTGTGGTTGTATTGGTGCTGGAGGGCGAAAATGCCATTTCCAAAAATCGTGACTTAATGGGAGCGACTGATCCGAAAAAAGCCGACGCGGGCACTATTCGTGCGGCTCATGGGGCGTCCATTGAAGCCAATGCCGTTCACGGGTCAGATGCTCCAGAAACCGCGAAATTTGAAATGGGGTATTTCTTTCCTGAACTCAAGTAA